GttcgcgaaacgaaaaatactTTCTACTGAGCGACGTAGAGCCACTCGATTACGAGCTGCGACAACGGTTGAGACGGGAAAAGTTGGACCTCGTGTTGACGCGCCACCAGTTCGAGCGGACGGATCGGAACTTCCAGCGCGACTGTCTCTATTGTCGCGACAATCGTTCCGACACGCGGCCAGATTTCGTCGCTCATCTCTACTCCAAACACTTCCTGCAACTCGGCAAACCCGAGCATCTGGTATTTGTCGACGAACTAATAGAAATCGTACAGGCCAAGCTGAATCGGTTGATATGCTTATTCTGCGAAAAGGTGTTCAAAGATCGGCCGACACTGAAGGAACACATGCGCAAGAAGGGACACAAGCGGATCAACCCGGACAACCATTACTACGATCGGTTTTTCCTCGTCAACTACCGGCTGAAGGAAAAGCCGGCGTATGTGCCAATCGCTCAACGTAAACAGGAGAGCAGCGTGTTCCAGTCCGACGACGATTCCGACTCGGACTGGTCCGATTGGAATGGCGAGGAGCAGAGAATCACGTGTCTATTTTGTCCTCATTCGGCCGTCGACATAGGTGCAGTGAAAGGCCACATGGTGGAGAAACATTCCTTCGATTTCGATCAATCGGTGGCCGGCATGAGTTTCTATCAGCGCGTGAAAGTCGTAAACTTTGTGCGCCGCCAAATGCATACTACTACCTGCATAAACTGTGGTTTGCGGTTCGGGGACTACGAAACCCTGTGCAGCCATCTGTCCACCGTTGGGCACCACAGACTGGATAAGGAGTCTAGCGCATGGGATCAACCGGAATACTTTTTCCCAACGTACGAAGACGACCAGTTTCTGTGCCACCTCGAAGAGATGgacaacgaggacgaactTTGCGATACATCGGATGATTCGGTCGTCATATCCGAAAGTGTTAACGCTAGCGTAAACATCGACGCCGAGTCGTTgtcgttggaaaattttaGACTTAATTAAACTCAGCGAAAAAATACAGTTGCATCGAAATAACGCATTTCTGCTTCATTTTGATTAGCTAAATTCGATTATCAGCTAAATTTCATGAAAtgaatcatcgtcatcattcgATCAATCATCGAATAATGACGGCTGTCGAGTTTTGACATTGgagtttgtttacgtttcgtttCTACGTTTGCTTGGCGTTCTTTGCGACTGGTTGATTGTGGCAAACCACAAAGAAGAAAGTTTTACGATGGGTAACGATACTGATACTGCTAATGACCCGGAAAAGACACTACTGGGGGAGTTGCACAGCAAACTGCCGAATGTTTGTCGCGTGTGTCTGTCCGAGGACTCCTTGAAAAGCGACGAGGGCGAGCTGTATCTGATCAAAGATATTTTTGTGCAGCAAACCGATCTTACCGAGAATATGCACTCGTTCTGCGACATTCTTTCTGTGTTCGTCAACGACGAGGTAAAGCCCATATATATTTGCCACTCCACGGCCAACACTGACCACTGGCTTCTTCCCTGCAGATCGAGGCCGCCCACGGAGAACTGGTGCCAaggagtgtgtgcgtgcggtgtgCGGATATGGCACAGGTGGCGTTCCAGTTTGTCCTGCGCTGCCGACGAGCGGATAAGCTGCTGAGCGAGTATTTCAATGGTTCAAAAAACAGTGACCCCGTTGACGACGGCACGAGTGACAAAGACAAGGGACCGTGCGAAGAGAATTTAGAGTTTGATCTGCTGTTATCGAAACCCGATACCGTGGAATCACTGGACACGGGCGGCGAAGTGGAGGACGGGCTACAAACAGAAATCATCGTGCAGAACGAAAGTGAACACCGGAAGCAGCGTTTACAGTGTGATAAGTGCGAGAAAACCTTCAGTCAGACGCAGACTTTGCGTCGGCATTACAAGACGCACGATCAAAgcacgaaaacgaaacagtgCCCGCACTGCGTGAAAGTATTTGCCCGGGCAGATGATTTGTCCCGGCATGTGCGCATACATACCGGAGAGCGTCCGTACGTCTGTAAGCTGTGTCCAAAGGCCTACAAACAATTATCGGGGCTAAATGAACACATTCGAACGCACGGCGGGAAACGGCCCTTCCAGTGTTCTGTATGCCACAAGGAACTGACTTCCCGCAACGGACTGTTCGTGCACATGAAGGGTCACCGTGGCGATAAGAGGCACGCCTGTGCGTTTTGCAGCAAGCGCTTTCTCACGTCCAGCGAGCGAACCTCCCACATGCGGTATGTTCATAGCAGCCAAATTGCTTATGAGCCGCGCGTCTGTCCGAATGAAAACTGTAGCCGAACGTTTGTTACGAAAGCTGCCGCTGAAGCACATCGAAAGACACATTTGAAATCTGATTAAATAAAGCGCTGTATTGTCAGTGAACCCATTCTACGCCGGTGTCCAAATAAAGCATCCCTTTACCGGCGTCGGTTTGAAGCCCCGCACCACCTCGTTCAGCTGGAGCCAGCAGCTTAAGTTATCCGtttcttcagcagcaacaacatcgggATAGTCGCTGGCGGATGGAGTCGTAGCATCCTGAAACACCTTCAAATGCTTGCAGCAACTAACCGGTGAACTTGGCCTATTTGCTGTGGTGGCCAGTGTTATGCGATACTGTGGACACTTTACGGGCAGCTTGTAGTCATCCAGTGGAGAGTAGTGACCGCAATTGGGTGTATTCAACGTACTGACGGCGGCGATCTTCATTAGAACGTGGACGTTCGTTGGTACCTTTACGTGAGGATTTCCACTTACTTCGTCGGACAGTGTCAGTTTCATGGCAATTTGCCTGAGATGTTGCTCCAGCGCGTGCCGATGGTTGTACCCGTGATGGTTCCGATCAATCGGAGGCAACCGAACGACGAACGCCTCCTTGGCAGTAAAAATCGTAGTTCCAAAAATAATCATCGCTTCTTGCACCGTCGGATTTTGTTCGAAACAGTCATCAATCATCTGTagcgagaaggaaaagattctctctatctctattTGAAGCTCcttaaaattgttcaacacCTACCTCAAATAGATTATCTACACTTTGCACCATTTGTTCCGCTTGGTTCTGTTGTTTCCTTAAGTGAATTTTCTGCATACCGTGTTCGGTTGACTCGTCGCCTTCGTTTGTCCTAAAGTTTTTAACCATGGTGCGAAACGCACCATACGTAAAGGGGATCTGTTCTCGATGGTACAGCAGAAGCTCGACAATGGTGCGCACAATACGGGCCGCACACTGCTGCGTAACCATTGGAGCATCAATTTCAACAACGATCGGATCCATTGTTCAAACGAGTTCAGATACGAGTTCAAAATAAACAGAAGCCGGTTTGGCGTGGCTTTTGACATTTGTCACTGTGTACTAAAATTTAATGTCTTTCAACTTTCAAATCGAAagccgtttcgttccgtttaaaccaacatttattttattttgctcgATTTCGAGCAGCTTaaagaatttatttatgtgcATTTATGTGAATTAAATTATGAGTTGAAGCCAAGAGATGTTTTGTTGTGGCCTCagatttatattttggacgcttcgacAACGTTCGcaaaagtgtttaactgatattataaaaatttacaaaagtctgccatgtccttggcaactaaaaaataaaaaaatggcagGCGCCAGTGGGAAGGCGCTTGCCAGTGGGAAGGCGGCAAGCGCATCATGAACTGGGTCCCGACGCAAGACTGGAGCAAAGTTTCTAATCTTAGCCGCGCGGGACGATAGTCGGATCTTGGGCTGACGATCCGCGCTCTCTTGTCCGCGAACCACCAGCAACCTAGGTCGGTGCTCGGCACTCCACTTGGGAGTATATCATAGACACAGAACCCAAATACATTAAACcacaagcaaaacgaaaccgtgTGCACTGATAATtactttatttattgaaagtgTTGCCTTTACAGTACGAGATTTTGTGTGCTTTAAGACttacgaaccgaaccgagactTACATACGAACCGAACGAGGCACTTATGGGAGGACTTGTGGATAGAAACGGTGCGAACGGAAGTCGATTCTACATGAGGGCATCAATTTATGTAGCCGTTCGACACCAGCCAGAGATACCCCGAAACAATCGAGGATCAATCTCTTTAGCAAAGGGAACTTTTTCGGTATCTCGTTAAGATTATCATCCGTTAACTTCAAGCGTCGAAGATGCAGGTGCATCATGCGATGGAAAAGATAGTAAAAAAATGTTGTACGAAACATCACGATCATATTCATTGGTTGCTCTCTTTGATACACTACAAACTTACAAAATGAGATATTGTCAAACACCGGACGTTGTTCTGATGAATGCAATGAATGTTGTTAAGCGCCCATAATTTAAGTTTCTCTAAATGTACCAATCTGTCAATTCTAACAAGCCCAGAATTGTCGGCTGGTGTCTGCGAAAGAAATCAACGCAATTGAAATGGCGCGTGCACATCTACTACCGCCGTTGCAACTTACCCCATAAGTCAGGTCTAGTTCTAACCGTCGGAGACAGGAAAACTTCTCGCAGATGAATTTACAATCCAATACTTGAAGGTACTCGTAACATATGGGATTGATTTCCAGATAGTATAATTGTGGCGCAGTTTCGAAAAGGTTCTCGAGAAAAACGCGACTAGGATGCATTCTTAATTTAACTGACTCGAGTGATTTGATGGTTCCACGAAACAGTTTTGTATCCAGTTTTCCGTCTAATTTAAGATGCTGCAAAAATAATATATTGAGTAAACCAtggtttttgcgtttcatttgCTTACCTTAAGCAAAGGGCAGTGCACCAGCGATTCTAAAATACCTTCTTCCGGATCTTTGAGAAGAAGGTCTAGATACGTCAGGTTAGGACAATGAATAGTAATACTTCGAATCCATTCTACTAGAAAAGTCACAGAGACGGAGAGTCTTCGAAGCAAGGAGTGtcttcgaaaaaaatcattaccTCTGCTTGAAACTATATTTTCCTCTTCAGTCGTCTCACAAATAAGTTTTTCTATGGTAAAATCCTCTAGATGTGGGAACGTTAACTCGAGAAAATGAGAGAAATGGGTTGCTTTTGACTGATTTATATTCACAAGTTGCAACTGTCCACTAAGGTGTTTCCATGCTTCCAACTCACTGTCTGTGTCGCAGCTCATGTAAAGGCTGTGCAAATTTAAGATATTCATTGCGAAGAAATCAaattcattgttttctaatCGGTACAGCTCGAGGCATTTTAGCTTCGTTAAAACCGGGAATGGTCCATTCGTTTTGCCATTGGAGTCAATGTAACTTTTAATGGATAAATGTTGTAGCTCAGGAACTTCCAGAAGAATCAATCGTAATTCCTCGAAAGTTAATCCATAATCAATTTGCAACATTCGAACAGGAAGCTTCAGAATTTGCAGTAACCGTGATAAGCGTTCAAACGGCACTTCGGTAAGTAAACGGCCGTCGTGATTAATATTGCGATAGGGCCTTTTGATGTTGAGCAAAGGTTCCCAATCTGCATCAGGAAGCATGAACCACACACGGTCCATCCTTTGGCCAGCAAAAGTAAGTTCCGCCCACCGACGGCACACGAGCGACGCCAGCTTAAGCTCGTAGACATCGAGCTTATCGAAAATCTGGCATAAAACCtgccaaaaccaaacacttgTTAGTCAGTTACATTTGCTTAATGTTGTGAATCACTTACTTCATCGGGCATATCATTTAGGTTCATGTTTTTCGGCAAAAACTAATTTGTTTCGTAGGTGATCGGAAGCCGGCTAGATCAAAACATTGTCAGAATGAGTGTCAAAAGATACTGACGTTTCTGACGTTCGTTAATAAGTTGTGCGCCCGTTCTGTCAAACTGAGCGCCAATGTTTTTAGATCAGTGCTCAACAATCCAAACAACGTGTTTCGCCTTGAAACCCTGAAACAAGGTTTTGGAAAATTCGCCGGCCTTTTTACTAGTTTGTCGAGCAAACATGCGTTCGAAAGGTAAACATGCGGCTCGGAAGCGTCGGgagaaagcgagcgaaaaCAATAGCACCCACATCGAACACGCGGATGAAGAGGCGAATAGCGATGGTTTCCGTAAGCAAAATTACACTAAAACGGGTCTCCGTAAGCGCAGCCGGGCGTTTAATTACCGCCAGCATCGTATCATTGTTCGCAATATATCGTACAAACTTACTGAAGCAAAGCTCCGCAGTGAATTTGAGCGCTTCGGAGAGCTGGAAGAGGTAAACATATTGAAACGACCGGACGGAAGGTTAGTCGGATGTGCGTTTCTGCAGTTTTGCCGAAAAGAAGAATCGGAACGCGCGGTGCGCGAGATGGACGGGGAAGTGTTTATGGGACGAAAACTAGAGGTTCGGTACTCGCTGGACAAGTCTACCTTCGAGCGGGGTAAACACGCAAAAGAGATCAAACCGGAAGAGGTGaaggaagaaaacggaagcgacGGTGATGGGGACGTTCAGGTTAAGGAGGAGAGCAGTGATGATGAAGAGGATAGCGATTGCGATGCTGAAGACTGCAACGAGGATGAGCACACAGAAGAGGAAGTCGAAGAAAGCAGCGATACGGAGCAGGAAGACGAGAAACCGGAACTGCCCCTTAAAGGTGCCGTGAAGCGCGAGAGGAAGCCCCACAGTGAGCTTGAAGAAGGTCGCACGGTGTTTGTTAAGAACCTACCGTTCGATGTGACCGCGGAAGAGCTGAAAGATGTAATGTCGCAGTTCGGCATTGTGGAGCAGGTCCTCATCAACAAGGAACCCATCTCGGGACACTCGAAAGGATCAGCATTTGTAATTTTCAAACTGAAAGACTCGGCCCAGATGAGCTGCCGGCAAAGCTTCAAGTTGCAGGTGCACGATCAGTTCATTGAAATTCTGGAAGCATTGCGCAAGAAGGATGTCAGCGAGCGGGAAAAGGCACGATTGGGTCGTCAAGCCAAGGATTCGCGCAATCTGTACCTGCTGAAGGAGGGCCTTATCATGGCCGGTTCGCCGGCGGCCAAAGACGTTTCCAAGCCGGACATGGCGCAAAGACTGCGGCTGGAGCAGCGTAACAATGAGATGTTGAAAAACTACaatcgcttcgtttcgcgcgAAAGGCTAACGATACACAACATACCGGAACAGTTCACAAACGAGGATTTGCGAAACATGGTCCTAAAGATCACAGCGCACAAGCCGAGCGAGTGTCGCGTCATGCGCGACACGCGTCCCACTTTCGGCAACCCGACGGGACGGTCCCGTGGGTACGGCTTTCTGTCGTTCAAGCGGCACGAAACGGCACTGGAGGTGCTGCGTAAGCTCAACAACAATCCGGCCGTATTCGGGCGAAACCACCGTCCGATCGTTTCGTTCAGCATCGAAGATCTCAAGGTGCACAACATCAAGCAAAAGCGATTGGAAAAGTCACGCATGAACAACCCGACGTACCAGAAGAAGATGGAGGAGCTACGCCACAGGAAACAACAAAAGCTGCTCACCAAGAAGGAAAGCAAGCGATTGGCAATGGAAAAGCTGGCCGTAGCTCCCAGTGCCGTGTTGCAGAAGCTCAACAACCCAAAAGCTACCAGCGACGTCCCTGCAGGACCGCGGAAGAAAGATCGCAAACGGGACGCGGAAAAGATGGTCACACCGTTTACGGGCGAGCTGTCGAAGAAGGGTAAAGCGGGTATTCGGTCGAATCGTAAGCTGGTGTCCCAAGCGGATGCCCACATGCAACGCTTGAAG
The nucleotide sequence above comes from Anopheles bellator chromosome 1, idAnoBellAS_SP24_06.2, whole genome shotgun sequence. Encoded proteins:
- the LOC131216581 gene encoding zinc finger protein 277, encoding MGTEVKQNIESGSSSSSTIIGPLNFATDSSIPPSSLVDERAVPCMFCSNCYDFHSPENGSDQYLAHLYLVHRLIVGDVKDIACLASYCYYWKEKFRVEPAEKYCSVMLLNQLPDGTSSRNEKYFLLSDVEPLDYELRQRLRREKLDLVLTRHQFERTDRNFQRDCLYCRDNRSDTRPDFVAHLYSKHFLQLGKPEHLVFVDELIEIVQAKLNRLICLFCEKVFKDRPTLKEHMRKKGHKRINPDNHYYDRFFLVNYRLKEKPAYVPIAQRKQESSVFQSDDDSDSDWSDWNGEEQRITCLFCPHSAVDIGAVKGHMVEKHSFDFDQSVAGMSFYQRVKVVNFVRRQMHTTTCINCGLRFGDYETLCSHLSTVGHHRLDKESSAWDQPEYFFPTYEDDQFLCHLEEMDNEDELCDTSDDSVVISESVNASVNIDAESLSLENFRLN
- the LOC131216342 gene encoding zinc finger and SCAN domain-containing protein 31-like, whose product is MHSFCDILSVFVNDEIEAAHGELVPRSVCVRCADMAQVAFQFVLRCRRADKLLSEYFNGSKNSDPVDDGTSDKDKGPCEENLEFDLLLSKPDTVESLDTGGEVEDGLQTEIIVQNESEHRKQRLQCDKCEKTFSQTQTLRRHYKTHDQSTKTKQCPHCVKVFARADDLSRHVRIHTGERPYVCKLCPKAYKQLSGLNEHIRTHGGKRPFQCSVCHKELTSRNGLFVHMKGHRGDKRHACAFCSKRFLTSSERTSHMRYVHSSQIAYEPRVCPNENCSRTFVTKAAAEAHRKTHLKSD
- the LOC131216343 gene encoding uncharacterized protein LOC131216343, yielding MDPIVVEIDAPMVTQQCAARIVRTIVELLLYHREQIPFTYGAFRTMVKNFRTNEGDESTEHGMQKIHLRKQQNQAEQMVQSVDNLFEMIDDCFEQNPTVQEAMIIFGTTIFTAKEAFVVRLPPIDRNHHGYNHRHALEQHLRQIAMKLTLSDEVSGNPHVKVPTNVHVLMKIAAVSTLNTPNCGHYSPLDDYKLPVKCPQYRITLATTANRPSSPVSCCKHLKVFQDATTPSASDYPDVVAAEETDNLSCWLQLNEVVRGFKPTPVKGCFIWTPA
- the LOC131205207 gene encoding uncharacterized protein LOC131205207 — its product is MNLNDMPDEVLCQIFDKLDVYELKLASLVCRRWAELTFAGQRMDRVWFMLPDADWEPLLNIKRPYRNINHDGRLLTEVPFERLSRLLQILKLPVRMLQIDYGLTFEELRLILLEVPELQHLSIKSYIDSNGKTNGPFPVLTKLKCLELYRLENNEFDFFAMNILNLHSLYMSCDTDSELEAWKHLSGQLQLVNINQSKATHFSHFLELTFPHLEDFTIEKLICETTEEENIVSSRGNDFFRRHSLLRRLSVSVTFLVEWIRSITIHCPNLTYLDLLLKDPEEGILESLVHCPLLKHLKLDGKLDTKLFRGTIKSLESVKLRMHPSRVFLENLFETAPQLYYLEINPICYEYLQVLDCKFICEKFSCLRRLELDLTYGTPADNSGLVRIDRLVHLEKLKLWALNNIHCIHQNNVRCLTISHFVSL
- the LOC131214913 gene encoding RNA-binding protein 28; this encodes MRSKGKHAARKRREKASENNSTHIEHADEEANSDGFRKQNYTKTGLRKRSRAFNYRQHRIIVRNISYKLTEAKLRSEFERFGELEEVNILKRPDGRLVGCAFLQFCRKEESERAVREMDGEVFMGRKLEVRYSLDKSTFERGKHAKEIKPEEVKEENGSDGDGDVQVKEESSDDEEDSDCDAEDCNEDEHTEEEVEESSDTEQEDEKPELPLKGAVKRERKPHSELEEGRTVFVKNLPFDVTAEELKDVMSQFGIVEQVLINKEPISGHSKGSAFVIFKLKDSAQMSCRQSFKLQVHDQFIEILEALRKKDVSEREKARLGRQAKDSRNLYLLKEGLIMAGSPAAKDVSKPDMAQRLRLEQRNNEMLKNYNRFVSRERLTIHNIPEQFTNEDLRNMVLKITAHKPSECRVMRDTRPTFGNPTGRSRGYGFLSFKRHETALEVLRKLNNNPAVFGRNHRPIVSFSIEDLKVHNIKQKRLEKSRMNNPTYQKKMEELRHRKQQKLLTKKESKRLAMEKLAVAPSAVLQKLNNPKATSDVPAGPRKKDRKRDAEKMVTPFTGELSKKGKAGIRSNRKLVSQADAHMQRLKEERKEQKKKRLRQEHDRNRKLKASRKVTQKVNLAELQKEDSYFNETVGKYKNLINQATKREARGKWYGE